The following coding sequences are from one Anomaloglossus baeobatrachus isolate aAnoBae1 chromosome 5 unlocalized genomic scaffold, aAnoBae1.hap1 SUPER_5_unloc_5, whole genome shotgun sequence window:
- the LOC142259274 gene encoding uncharacterized protein LOC142259274 has protein sequence MNSAPRCPRPLLPQDCKQEDPDVPQDVFPPALPTDDCIGISDGSLISSEFITDDESIPHDTYEEHAVVPDIPSVPPRKSLSSDLFKQVQNFDLSQNCKQNKSYRRDVEYETAHTREKPFSCSKCGKCFTSKSNLVVHQRSHTGEKPFSCSECGKCFTRKSHLNIHEKTHTGEKPFSCSECGKCFTRKSHLVEHQRSHTGEKPFSCQECGKCFIQKSYLVIHQKLHTGEKPFSCSECGKCFIRKSHLVEHQRSHTGEKPFSCLECGKYFIQKSNLVVHQRSHTGEKPFSCSECGKCFTRKSHVVEHQKSHTGEKPFSCQECGKCFIQKSYLVIHQKLHTGEKPFSCSECGKCFIWKSHLVEHQRSHTGEKPFSCLECGKCFIWKSDFVRHQKLHTGVKPFSCSECGKCFSRKLDLVEHQRSHIGEKPFSCLECGKCFIQKSGLVLHQRSHTGEKPFSCSECGKCFIQKSVLVVHQRSHTGEKPFLCSECGKCFIQKSDLVVHQRSHTGEKPFSCSKCGKYFIRKEHLVSHQRSHTREKPFSCSECGQCFTSKSGLVKHVKKPHRKGTFFML, from the exons atgaattcagcccct agatgtccccgtcctcttctcccacaggactgtaaacaagaagatcccgatgttcctcaggatgtgtttcctccagctctaccca cagatgactgtattgggatttcagatggatctctaatatcttcagaatttataacagatgatgaaagtatcccacatgatacatatgaagagcatgctgttgtcccagatataccttcaGTCCCTCCTAGGAaatctctatcatctgatcttttcaaacaagtccaaaatttcgatttatcacagaattgtaagcaaaataaaagttacagaagggatgtggaatacGAAACTGCtcatacaagggagaaaccattttcatgttcaaaatgtgggaaatgttttaccagtaaatcaaatcttgttgtgcatcaaagatctcacacaggtgagaagccattttcatgttcagagtgtgggaaatgttttaccaggaaatcacatcttaatatccatgaaaaaactcacacaggtgagaagccattttcatgttcagagtgtgggaaatgttttaccaggaaatcacatcttgttgagcatcaaagatctcacacaggggagaagccattttcatgtcaagaatgtgggaaatgttttattcagaaatcataccttgttatacatcagaaacttcacacaggggagaaaccattttcatgttcagagtgtgggaaatgttttattcggaaatcacatcttgttgagcatcaaagatctcacacaggagagaagccattttcatgtttagaatgtgggaaatattttattcagaaatcaaatcttgttgtgcatcaaagatctcacacaggtgagaagccattttcatgttcagagtgtgggaaatgttttaccaggaaatcacatgTTGTTGAGCATcaaaaatctcacacaggggagaagccattttcatgtcaagaatgtgggaaatgttttattcagaaatcataccttgttatacatcagaaacttcacacaggggagaaaccattttcatgttcagagtgtgggaaatgttttatttggaaatcacatcttgttgagcatcaaagatctcacacaggagagaagccattttcatgtttagaatgtgggaaatgttttatttggaaatcagactttgttagacatcagaaacttcacacaggggtgaaaccattttcatgttcagagtgtgggaaatgttttagtcggaAATTAgaccttgttgagcatcaaagatctcacataggagagaagccattttcatgtttagaatgtgggaaatgttttattcagaaatcaggtcttgttctgcatcaaagatctcacacaggggagaagccattttcatgttcagaatgtgggaaatgttttattcagaaatcagttcttgttgtgcatcaaagatctcacacaggggagaagccatttttatgttcagaatgtgggaaatgttttattcagaaatcagatcttgttgtgcatcaaagatctcacacaggggagaagccattttcatgttcaaaatgtgggaaatattttattcgGAAAGAacatcttgttagtcatcaaagatctcacacaagagagaagccattttcatgttcagaatgtgggcaatgttttactagtaaatcaggtcttgttaaacatgtgaagaagccgcacaggaagggaacctttttcatgttatga